The nucleotide sequence GCGCTGATCGATTTCATACAGGCCGAGGGGCCGGGCGCGTCGGGCATGATTTTGAATGCGGGAGCACTCAGTCATTACAGTTATGCCCTTCGGGACGCGATCAGCGCCGTGGGCGTGCCAACGGCGGAAGTTCACATGACAAATGTCGCGTCGCGCGAGGAGTTTCGGCATCGTTCGGTACTGACACCGGTGTGTGTGGGACAGATTTCGGGTTTCGGCTATTATGGATATGCCATGGCACTCTCCTATTTCGCCGATCTTCCGGGGGGTGAATCATAATGAATCGTTTGATGATGATCCGGGGAGTCGCGGCGATAGTGTTCTGTATCGCCTTCGGTACCAGCATGACCGCCGTGGCGCAGGAAACGGAGCTTCTTGGGACTCTCGAAGGAAAGCTGAAGTGGCTCGAGTACCGGCTGACGATGGAGCGGTGGGACCGGGCGGTGGGCGGGAGCGCCGATTCGCTGGGGTTTTTCGAGGAGTTGTTCGGTTACACGCTCGCCGATGCGGCGATCCGGCCGATGATTCAGAAGATCGAAAGCGGGACGTACGACGAGGAGGCTCGACGGAAAGCCCGCATTATCGAAGATTTGTCGATGCGCTATGTGGTCGACGGCCATCAGCCGGTTTCCGGACTGCTGGACTCGCTGCGCACGATGACGGGGACGCAGACAGGTTATCTGTTCGAGGGTGAAGACTACGCCAAGACGGAACTCGAGGCGGTGGTGGCGGCCGATCCGGACCGTTCACGCCGGGAACAGGCGTGGCGGCTTCTTCGGTCGGGGCAGGACCTGGCTGACCCGATGGCGAGGCTGTTCCGGCTGCGGAATCAGCAGGCCCGTCGAGAAGGATTCAACAGCTTTTTCAGCATGATCATGAGTTCGCGCGCGTATTCGCTCGATGAATATCGGTCGTTGCTGCAGAGGGTGGATTCCGGTACGCGTGAGGCTTACCAGTCGCTGCTGACCAGACTGAAGACGCGGCTCAGGGTTGATGTCGTCGAGCCGTGGGATTTGGAGTATGCCTATCGTGACGTGCTGGCGGGGATCGATATTCGGCTGATTTCGGATACGATAGTTCCGCTGGCGAAGGCGACGTTCGATTCTATCGGGGTCGATGCGGATGAGTTGCCGATCTATTACGCTTTCAGAGATACGACTCTCGCGCCGGTCGAGTTCGATTACTACCCGGTGAGGCCGCCGCATGACCTTCGGATAGCCGGATCGATAACGGGGGGGCACAGTAATCTGAAGATGCTGCTCGCGTCACTCGGTCAGGCGATGTACGGTTGTCACATTCACCAGGAGCAGGCGCTGTTCAGCAGGCCGCTGCAGGGGGCGTTCGGGCAGTCAATCGGGGCTTTCTTTCGCATGATCGCAGACGATCCACGGTGGCTGTCTGAGTTTGCGGCTCTTCCGGAGCAGGTGACCGCGGATTTCGTTTCGGCCCGCCGCGATCTTGCACTCATTGAGTTACGATTTCTTCTGCTCTGGCAGTATTTTGAGATGGAGGCGTACGGCGACGGATCACGCGACTTGAACAAGCTTTTCTGGGAGCTCTACGAGAAGCACCTGCTCATGCCCCGGCACGAAGAGATTGCACCGTGGGCGGCGGAGACTGATTTCGCGCTGTGGCCGGGGAGGCATCGGGATCGTCTGGTGGGCCGTCTGATCGCAGCCCAGACCTGGAACTATATCGAGAGAGTCAACGGCAGCGTAATCGACAACCGTGACACGCGGTCGTTTTTGATACAGAATTACTTCCGGTTCGGGCGCCTTTATGCGTGGCCGGAACTGGTGAAGCGAGGGACGGGCGAGGCGCTCAATCCCGCCTATTACATCGCGTACCTCGGATTGTAGCCGGCATTGCGGAAATTGGCGCCGCTCGGCGTTAAAATCACTTGAAACGTGCATGCCGGCGGCGTACCATGCCGTCCACTGGAATGTCGGTGGGTTGGTATGGAAACGGTGGACAGAACTCCCTACTCGAAGCAGATCACGTCGGGTCCGATCGTCCGGACGGTTTTTTCTCTGGCGGTGCCGGTAGTCGCCGGCATGCTCATGGAGTTCGCGCTTACGGTCACGGATTTTTTCTGGGTGGGAAGGCTCGGGGCGACGGCTCAAGACGCGATTACGTCCTCGATGGTCGTGCAGTGGACGGTGTTTGGATTTCTTTCGATCATCAGTATCGGACTGACGGCGCTGGTCTCCCGGTCGGTGGGGGCGGGCGACTATGACCGGGTACGGTTCTACATTCGCCAGGGGCTCTGGCTGGCGGTGGTTCTCGGACTGGTCATTACGGCGGTCGGATTTGCGGCTACCCCGCCGTTGCTTCGCATGATGAAGACCAGTGATAATACGCTGGTCCACGCGATTCCCTATCTT is from Candidatus Zixiibacteriota bacterium and encodes:
- a CDS encoding M3 family metallopeptidase, with the protein product MNRLMMIRGVAAIVFCIAFGTSMTAVAQETELLGTLEGKLKWLEYRLTMERWDRAVGGSADSLGFFEELFGYTLADAAIRPMIQKIESGTYDEEARRKARIIEDLSMRYVVDGHQPVSGLLDSLRTMTGTQTGYLFEGEDYAKTELEAVVAADPDRSRREQAWRLLRSGQDLADPMARLFRLRNQQARREGFNSFFSMIMSSRAYSLDEYRSLLQRVDSGTREAYQSLLTRLKTRLRVDVVEPWDLEYAYRDVLAGIDIRLISDTIVPLAKATFDSIGVDADELPIYYAFRDTTLAPVEFDYYPVRPPHDLRIAGSITGGHSNLKMLLASLGQAMYGCHIHQEQALFSRPLQGAFGQSIGAFFRMIADDPRWLSEFAALPEQVTADFVSARRDLALIELRFLLLWQYFEMEAYGDGSRDLNKLFWELYEKHLLMPRHEEIAPWAAETDFALWPGRHRDRLVGRLIAAQTWNYIERVNGSVIDNRDTRSFLIQNYFRFGRLYAWPELVKRGTGEALNPAYYIAYLGL
- the aroQ gene encoding type II 3-dehydroquinate dehydratase, which translates into the protein MPRVLVVNGPNLNMVGTREPDKYGTTAVEELNKRLSSLADDLKVELRFFQSNHEGALIDFIQAEGPGASGMILNAGALSHYSYALRDAISAVGVPTAEVHMTNVASREEFRHRSVLTPVCVGQISGFGYYGYAMALSYFADLPGGES